One segment of Pantoea sp. Lij88 DNA contains the following:
- a CDS encoding YceK/YidQ family lipoprotein, protein MKLMKTLPLAGMVCCAMATTGCSSVMSHTGASQGYYPGTRASADMLADGDTSWALKPLALIDLPFSAVLDTLLLPWDYYRSDKDKTLDSPRERILQSERLAHTSESLAQAQPMPPVRSQPQP, encoded by the coding sequence ATGAAATTAATGAAGACTTTACCTCTGGCTGGAATGGTGTGCTGCGCAATGGCAACAACCGGCTGTTCCAGCGTGATGTCTCACACCGGTGCGAGTCAGGGCTACTATCCCGGCACCCGTGCCAGCGCTGACATGCTGGCCGATGGTGATACCAGCTGGGCACTGAAGCCGCTGGCGTTAATCGATCTTCCTTTCTCTGCCGTGCTGGATACGCTGCTGCTGCCGTGGGATTACTACCGTAGCGACAAAGATAAAACCCTCGACTCCCCGCGTGAACGGATCCTGCAGAGCGAAAGGCTGGCGCATACCAGTGAAAGCCTGGCGCAGGCGCAGCCTATGCCTCCTGTGCGGTCACAGCCGCAACCGTAA
- the ibpA gene encoding small heat shock chaperone IbpA has protein sequence MRNFDLTPLYRSAIGFDRLFNLLESNQNQSNGGYPPYNVELVDENHYRITIAVAGFSQSELDITAHDNVLIVRGAHPEEQAERKYLYQGIAERNFERKFQLADHIVVRDARLENGLLSIDLERLVPEEAKPRRIEILK, from the coding sequence ATGCGTAATTTTGATCTCACCCCACTTTATCGCTCTGCTATCGGTTTTGATCGCCTGTTTAACCTGCTCGAATCTAATCAGAATCAGAGCAACGGCGGCTATCCTCCTTATAACGTTGAACTGGTCGATGAAAATCACTATCGCATTACCATTGCGGTGGCCGGTTTTTCGCAGAGCGAACTGGATATCACGGCGCACGATAACGTGCTGATCGTGCGGGGTGCCCATCCTGAAGAGCAGGCCGAGCGTAAATACCTGTATCAGGGAATCGCCGAACGTAACTTCGAGCGTAAATTCCAGCTCGCCGACCACATTGTGGTGCGCGATGCCCGTCTCGAAAATGGTCTGCTGAGCATCGACCTTGAACGTCTGGTGCCGGAAGAGGCGAAACCACGCCGTATTGAGATTCTGAAGTAA